Within Xanthomonas oryzae pv. oryzae, the genomic segment CGCTCAGGCTGCCATCGCTCCAGGCCGCGGCCGCCGCCAGCCAGGCGCCGACCGACTGATAGTCGTCGTCGGCAGCGAATGCGCGCGCGTTTTCGCGCTGGGCAGCGCCAGGCTGCTGCACCCATGCCTGCGCCAGCCGCAGACCTTCGCTGTCGTGCCCGCTGAGCGCGTGCGTGCGCATGCACTGGCACAACCATGCCACGGCATACGGCCTGGGCAACAAACGCAAGGCCAGTGGCAGCGCATCCTGGGCAAGCCCACGCGCCAACAATTCGCGCACGCCGGTCTCCGGCGCCATGTCCGCCGCCAAGGCGGCGTGCGCAGAGGGAGAGAGCCGCATCTGCCGCGCGGCGTGAAGAATCTGCAACATGGCGGTCCTCAAGCGATGATGGGCGGAGTGCCCTTGAGCACGGCCGGACCTGACGACTGCAACAGCAGCGCCGCGTTGGCGCGCGCGGTGGTCACGGCGTTGGATTGCAGCAGCACCGACGCGTTCGAGCGCAGGGTCAGGTTGGCCATCGCGCTGACATCGACACTGACGCCACCCTGGATGCCGACGCTGACGCGTCCATCGAGCGTGAGCCGGGTGCCGCTGAGCACGATCTCGCCGCTGGCCTTCAACTGCAGGCGAGCCATCCCGGTCACCAACGCGATCTCGCTCCCTGCCTGGATGCGGAGTGTCTTGCCCACGTCCAGACGGTCGTTGCCGCCAACGGTGTGGCTGCGTTCGCGTTTGATCTCGGCGGTTTCGTTGCGGTCGACAGTGACGAAATGGTCGTTCTCCGCTTCGTGGCGCAGATCGCGCTGCGCATGCAGCAGCAGCTCTTCGTTGCCCTTCTTGTCGTCGAAACGGATCTCGTTGTAGTCCTCTGCCCCACCCGACAGGCTGCGGCTCTTTACCCCGCTACGGGTGCGGTGCTCGGGCAGTGCATACGGTGGCAGCTGGTCGGCGTTGTAGACGCTGCCGATGATCAGCGGACGATCCGGATTGCCTTCCAGAAAGCTCACCACCACCTCCTGGCCCACACGCGGAATGTGCTGCGCGCCCCAGCGTTTGCCCGCCCACGACTGCGCCACGCGTACCGGGCACGAGCAGACGGCGTTTGGCGTTCCCGGCGGACTCCAGAAGAAATTCACCTGCACACGGCCGTACTGATCGACCGCAATATCCTCGGCCTTGTTGCCGTCGACGAGCGCGGTCTGCACCCCGGCAATACTCGGACGCGGCGTGGTCTGCGGGGTCCGAAACGGCTGCCGACTGCGTAGCGCACGGAAGGTGGACGCAAACGGCTCGGCAACCGTCTGGCCACCGGACACATAATCCACTTCAACCAGTTCGGTGTCCGCGCTGGTCACCAGGTATTCCTGGTTGTGCTCGGCCAGCGGAAAGTCGCGCAGCTTGAACAATGCGCCCACCTGCAAACCGCAGGCATCGGTCCAGCCCTGGTATTGCGCCTGCGCCACGTTGAGCGCTTCGGCACGCACCTGCGCGTGACGACGACCGGCCGCGACATCGAGATGCTCGCCGGGATAATCGAACACATCCAGCTCGCCCAGCGCCGGTCCCGAAGACTCGGCCGGTGTCTCGTCCACCCGCAGCGAGGCCTTGGGCTTGAGATAGTCGTAGTCGTCCAGGCGCACGCGCGTGCTGTGCGCGCTGCGCGCCAGCGACCAATCGGTGATCGCGTCCTTCATCCGGCTGCCCTTCTGCCCGGGCGGGCAGTAAGGGATTTGTGCGAATGGCGCAGAGGATTCGTGCGCGCCGAGACTGTCGGCCAGCACCAGCGTATGCGTGCTGGCACTGTGTGCGAAGTAGTAGTAGATGCCCTCTTGCTCCATCAAGCGGCTGATGAAGTCCAGCGCGCTCTCGCGGTACTGCACGCAGTATTCGCGCGGCGTGTAGCTCGCGCTCAGGCGCAGCTTCACGTCGGTGCATCCAACCTCGGCCAGCAACGCGCGCACCAGCTCCGGCACGCTCTTGTTCTTGTAGATGCGGCAATCGCGGCGCTGCCCGAGCAACCACAGCTTGGGCACCAGCGAGAAGGCATAGGTGGCGTAGCGCAGCCCCTCGATCTGCTCGAACCCGGTCTGCTCCGCCTCGGCGACGATGCCGTGGTAATGCCGCACATAGCCCTGCGGTGAAGTGACCTTGACCGCCATCGGCTTGCCCAGCAGAGCGCGCAGGTCGATCGCCACATCGCGGCTGATGCCGTGCAACGCGAACGCATAGGGCCGCCCCAGTGCCTCGTGCGCGCTCATCCGCACAAAGCGCAGCGTCTTGCCAAGCGGCGACTGCAGGGTAATGGCGTGGGCCATGGTCAGGCTCCCGGAGTGGTCTTGCGGTACATAGGCGCAAAGGTCGATGGCATGCGATGACTTTGCCGGCCGCGCCGGGGTGCAGGGAAATCGATAATCGCGATGCCACACATACCGGGGAGGAGTAGGTCACCGTGCTCACGCCATGGCATCGC encodes:
- a CDS encoding DUF6931 family protein, whose amino-acid sequence is MLQILHAARQMRLSPSAHAALAADMAPETGVRELLARGLAQDALPLALRLLPRPYAVAWLCQCMRTHALSGHDSEGLRLAQAWVQQPGAAQRENARAFAADDDYQSVGAWLAAAAAWSDGSLSDEGGPPVAEHLTAAAAVAALLHLAGREPATFDAQLVNWSEDAARLLSGLRVRERAP
- a CDS encoding type VI secretion system Vgr family protein, whose product is MAHAITLQSPLGKTLRFVRMSAHEALGRPYAFALHGISRDVAIDLRALLGKPMAVKVTSPQGYVRHYHGIVAEAEQTGFEQIEGLRYATYAFSLVPKLWLLGQRRDCRIYKNKSVPELVRALLAEVGCTDVKLRLSASYTPREYCVQYRESALDFISRLMEQEGIYYYFAHSASTHTLVLADSLGAHESSAPFAQIPYCPPGQKGSRMKDAITDWSLARSAHSTRVRLDDYDYLKPKASLRVDETPAESSGPALGELDVFDYPGEHLDVAAGRRHAQVRAEALNVAQAQYQGWTDACGLQVGALFKLRDFPLAEHNQEYLVTSADTELVEVDYVSGGQTVAEPFASTFRALRSRQPFRTPQTTPRPSIAGVQTALVDGNKAEDIAVDQYGRVQVNFFWSPPGTPNAVCSCPVRVAQSWAGKRWGAQHIPRVGQEVVVSFLEGNPDRPLIIGSVYNADQLPPYALPEHRTRSGVKSRSLSGGAEDYNEIRFDDKKGNEELLLHAQRDLRHEAENDHFVTVDRNETAEIKRERSHTVGGNDRLDVGKTLRIQAGSEIALVTGMARLQLKASGEIVLSGTRLTLDGRVSVGIQGGVSVDVSAMANLTLRSNASVLLQSNAVTTARANAALLLQSSGPAVLKGTPPIIA